The DNA window CAATTGCACGGgatgtatttttgtttgcagaATTTTCCCATCATGCGTGCATCCCTACGGAACATAGTAGTAATGAGTCAGTTTATAAAACCGGTCTAATCAAGATCCCTCActtgtaattttatttcagtgtTGCCTACTTTGTTAGGCCTTTAAGTAGGGCCATCATACTCAGCGCCCAAAGCAGTTGTGATCGCGACTTCGAGAAGAACAGACGTTCCATCTGAAGAGATTGTTTTCGTGTGCCCTTGGAACCTGTTTCAATTGGAAAATGCTGCTGATATCACTTATGCTGATGgcttttggcctggcccaAACGCTGCCCATCGAGGAGGCCGAAACGCCGACAAGCGCCGAGGTGCCCGATGCAGGGCAAGTGGTTTTCGATCAGCGACAGACGGGCAAATTCAACATTCATGTTAGCATCAAGGATGTGGCCATCATCGAGGTGGGCAAGAATGGACTGGCCGAGGTGAGTGGCGGAGGGGGGAAGGGGGCCCCGAAAACCAGTTAACTGATATGCAGCTAACGAGTTGCAAGCGGGCTAAAAATAACATCTTCGATCTCTCAATTAGGAGACGTATAACGATGAAGAGGATTACTACTACGATGACAGTGCGTTGACCGTCAAACCGATCAGGCTAACCACAGGCTCCAGtagcagcaccaccacaacGAGCACCACATTGGCCACACTGCCAGAGAGTACTGTATCGACagtggccaccaccaccgaagcCACCCAGACGAATGTCAACTTGAGCTCAAATCCACTGACTGACATTGCAACAAGTAGTACACAGAAGCCCAAGAGCAGGCTGAACAATCTGATGATTGTGGAGACGCCAATCGGTGGACTACCCAAGCCGCTGCACCACCAACTTCATGCTCGTTCCAAGAATATGCCCATTATTTCCGCCGGGGCAGCAACTGCATCCATTACGCCACCCACTTTGCGCGGGAGCATTGAGTACACGCCGACCAAAGGTCACAACTCGCCCATTTACAAGGTCAAAGTTCAACGATCTTCGATGCCGGCAACCAAGAAACCCGCGCGCTGCCGAAATCATGTGATGGGCAAGTGCATCGACTCGATCTCGTAAGTCGCAGTGTATAAATGTACAAAATGACCACTAAGCCGCTTAGCAATCGTCTAACTTTTTCTCATATTTATCTCTCATTCTCTGTGATAGCGCCAAGCTGTTCGACCTTGTGGTGGGgatgaattttccatttttggcAGCCGCAAATGCCGCCGAAAAAGCTGAGAAAGTGATGACTTAACAGTTTAAACTATTATATAGTTTGCTCGGACACATCGTTTAAGTGCCACTAATTGGATCTTAGCCACTGGCATGAAATACATTGACTGAAACCAGTACATTAAAGCGTTTACTTACTTCTCTTGGAACTTAACAATGCAGATATATACATTCAAGTAAGACATGTGATTcggcaagaaaaaaaaattaataagcTTATGGTGCTTTAATGGAAAGGTCTTGgcatacatttatataaaattcgAATATTACCtcagaatttatttttaactttgaAATTTTCCACGCTTTCACTGCGCCGctataaaatacattttaacaTCGCAGGAACGgcagttaaatttaaatcaactcttaattgaaaacaaatttccGTTTGACTTAAAAACCCTTTCAATGTCGACTGTCAgtggaaatttaaaattgtaaaagtTTTTACACACATCCCTTATTAATAGTTTGGttgtttcccttttttttgcaaattgcgAACGTCAGTTGATGAATTGCGTTTAATTGGTTAATGGAGAAATGAATTGCATTCCGATTTCATATGTGCTGCCACTCGGATTTCTTTGGCAATGCTGGCGTCCTGGAGTCCCAGGCGTAAGCCAATTTTTCACCTTATATAACCAGGTTTTTATTACTGCCATATGCCATATGCCAGATGCCATGGATGCCACACATGTGCACAGGTTTTGCTTTATCAATTTGAGTTTGTAATTTCCGCATGCTcttaaaatgcaattgcagCTGAAACAGCATTGTTTTACGTTCTCATGTGCATGTTGatatgtatgtgtgagtgGGGGTGTGCAATACACTTGTAttcgtgtgtgtttgtgtggggaCATCTGTGTGCGAAGGCTGCTTAATTGCAACTGTTGCGTGTGCGGCAAATCTTTGGGGTCGCACTGTGCACTCGCCGTGctctaattaaattaattgcttaatttaaagttaatttgCCACAT is part of the Drosophila yakuba strain Tai18E2 chromosome 2R, Prin_Dyak_Tai18E2_2.1, whole genome shotgun sequence genome and encodes:
- the LOC6530914 gene encoding uncharacterized protein LOC6530914; this translates as MLLISLMLMAFGLAQTLPIEEAETPTSAEVPDAGQVVFDQRQTGKFNIHVSIKDVAIIEVGKNGLAEETYNDEEDYYYDDSALTVKPIRLTTGSSSSTTTTSTTLATLPESTVSTVATTTEATQTNVNLSSNPLTDIATSSTQKPKSRLNNLMIVETPIGGLPKPLHHQLHARSKNMPIISAGAATASITPPTLRGSIEYTPTKGHNSPIYKVKVQRSSMPATKKPARCRNHVMGKCIDSISAKLFDLVVGMNFPFLAAANAAEKAEKVMT